In the Telopea speciosissima isolate NSW1024214 ecotype Mountain lineage chromosome 2, Tspe_v1, whole genome shotgun sequence genome, one interval contains:
- the LOC122652514 gene encoding release factor glutamine methyltransferase, with translation MNSCLPRIILSTVSPYSLAFKRQKLSLSTKLSRPISFTSISTTPTSQKPQIPLFLRPPTFSVSVSDLQKWQQWAKNLAFSVGSKFVDSDNGADTNILCREVKWLLEDAVEDKSILSQLVSAENGKLVRLRADLDELYCLWKQRIEERRPFQYIVGCEHWRDLVLSVQEGVLIPRPETELIVDLVTEWVLEEGGLREGIWADLGTGSGAIAIGLARILGDGGRVIATDLSPIAVSVAAFNVKRYDLQDKVEIRHGSWFEPLEDVKGELAGVVSNPPYIPSSQIIGLQAEVGRHEPRLALDGGENGMDDLLLLCEASALMLKPGGFFAFETNGEKQSKFLLDFLTNKSVTNVQNVKVISDFSGIKRFVTGFRQ, from the exons ATGAATTCATGCTTACCACGTATTATTCTTTCCACCGTTTCCCCATATTCCCTCGCCTTCAAACGCCAAAAATTATCTCTCTCTACAAAACTCAGTCGACCCATATCGTTTACTTCCATATCAACGACACCCACTTCCCAAAAACCTCAAATTCCTCTCTTTCTCAGGCCTCCAACCTTCTCTGTCTCTGTGTCTGACCTCCAAAAATGGCAGCAATGGGCTAAAAACCTTGCCTTCTCAGTTGGGTCCAAGTTCGTTGACTCTGATAATGGAGCTGATACCAATATATTGTGTAGAGAAGTCAAATGGCTATTAGAAGATGCAGTTGAGGATAAATCCATTTTGTCCCAACTGGTTTCTGCTGAAAATGGTAAATTGGTGAGATTAAGGGCAGATTTGGACGAGCTTTACTGTCTCTGGAAACAGAGGATCGAAGAAAGAAGGCCATTTCAGTATATAGTGGGATGTGAACACTGGAGGGACTTGGTGTTGAGTGTTCAGGAAGGGGTTTTGATCCCCAGACCGGAGACTGAGCTGATTGTGGATTTGGTGACCGAGTGGGTTTTGGAAGAGGGAGGGTTAAGAGAGGGGATATGGGCGGATTTGGGGACCGGGAGTGGTGCAATTGCCATTGGACTCGCTAGGATATTGGGAGATGGAGGAAGGGTTATTGCTACAGATTTGAGCCCTATTGCAGTTTCAGTTGCGGCGTTTAATGTCAAGAGGTATGATTTGCAG gatAAAGTTGAAATAAGACATGGATCATGGTTTGAACCCTTGGAGGATGTTAAAGGTGAGCTTGCGGGAGTTGTGAGTAACCCACCATACATACCAAGTTCCCAGATCATTGGGCTGCAAGCTGAAGTTGGTAGACATGAACCAAGACTTGCATTAGATGGGGGTGAGAATGGCATGGATgatctccttctcctttgtGAAGCATCTGCTTTGATGTTGAAGCCAGGGGGCTTCTTTGCTTTTGAG ACTAATGGTGAAAAGCAGAGCAAATTTCTTTTGGATTTCCTGACAAACAAATCGGTTACCAATGTACAAAATGTAAAAGTAATATCTGACTTTTCCGGTATCAAACGATTTGTGACTGGATTCCGTCAATGA